A genomic segment from Aspergillus puulaauensis MK2 DNA, chromosome 1, nearly complete sequence encodes:
- the FMP52_1 gene encoding protein Fmp52, mitochondrial (COG:T;~EggNog:ENOG410PPS2;~InterPro:IPR036291;~SECRETED:SignalP(1-28)) produces the protein MPSVVLLGCAGLVPQIFVSAFGTTRAAAGSFANQYALEHDLHLDLARAAKEAGCRVCVLVSSSSAHDRVPDFAYGRMKRGIEDGVRALGFERTVILRPGVIQGQREEARTGEGVAKVIIRGLGVVSPSLRDTLDQDAGVIAEAAVAVGVASLEDAEVEAQPRVRVIERSNILEFATQ, from the exons ATGCCCTCAGTTGTACTACTCGGCTGCGCCGGCTTAGTC CCTCAAATCTTCGTCTCGGCCTTCGGAACCACGCGCGCTGCCGCGGGGTCCTTTGCGAATCAATACGCCCTAGAACATGATCTCCATCTCGACCTCGCGCGCGCTGCGAAGGAAGCTGGTTGTAGAGTTTGTGTGCTTGTatcgtcttcatctgctcATGACCGAGTCCCTGATTTCGCGTACGGGCGAATGAAGCGTGGGATTGAAGACGGGGTCAGAGCTCTCGGGTTCGAAAGGACCGTTATTTTGAGACCGGGGGTTATTCAAGGGCAGAGGGAGGAAGCAAGGACCGGGGAGGGTGTGGCGAAGGTGATTATAAGGGGTTTGGGGGTCGTTTCGCCTTCGTTGAGGGATACACTGGATCAAGATGCTGGGGTTATTGCGGAGGCAGCTGTGGCGGTAGGTGTGGCGTCTCTGGAGGATGCAGAGGTTGAAGCCCAGCCGAGGGTGAGGGTTATTGAGCGGAGCAATATCTTGGAATTTGCGACACAGTGA
- a CDS encoding aldo/keto reductase family protein (COG:C;~EggNog:ENOG410PM5J;~InterPro:IPR020471,IPR036812,IPR023210;~PFAM:PF00248;~go_function: GO:0016491 - oxidoreductase activity [Evidence IEA];~go_process: GO:0055114 - oxidation-reduction process [Evidence IEA]), whose translation MSTETAPNKRIILGLMTLGPDTTHGARITSLDQFSQSLDIFQQKGYTELDTARLYDGGRQESFTRQARWKERSLSIATKWYPIGPGTHKAEVLEAKLNESLRELGTDCLDIFYLHGPDRTTPYAETLEVLDTLHRQGKFKKLGLSNFSAFEVAEIATLASERRWVRPSVYQAVYNAITRGIEDELIPACRRYGIDIVIFNPLAGGFLSGKYKSTDVPAEGRFSNNHQLQGKMYRDRYFKSSIFQALQTLEPVAHQHGLSMVEVALRWCVHHSALKLLNGTDGVIVGFSSVDQLKGNLDDLDKGPLPGDVVEALDQAWHVVKADAAKFWHGDLVYAYDT comes from the exons ATGTCGACCGAAACTGCTCCGAACAAACGAATCATCCTGGGTTTGATGACCCTGGGACCAGACACCACACACGGCGCCCGAATCACCTCCCTCGACCAATTCTCCCAGTCCCTCGACATATTCCAACAGAAAGGCTACACAGAGCTCGACACTGCGCGTCTCTACGACGGCGGCCGTCAAGAGTCCTTCACCCGGCAGGCCCGCTGGAAAGAGCGCAGCCTTTCAATTGCAACGAAATGGTACCCAATTGGTCCTGGAACGCACAAAGCTGAGGTGCTCGAAGCGAAGCTGAACGAATCTCTCCGTGAATTGGGCACGGACTGCTTGGATATTTTCTACCTGCATGGTCCTGACCGGACGACGCCATATGCTGAGACACTTGAAGTTCTAGATACTCTCCACCGCCAGGGGAAATTCAAGAAGTTAGGGCTGAGCAATTTCTCTGCTTTTGAGGTTGCTGAAATTGCTACGCTTGCGAGTGAGCGGAGGTGGGTGAGGCCCAGTGTGTACCAGGCTGTGTATAATGCGATAA CCCGTGGAATCGAAGACGAGCTCATCCCCGCCTGTCGCCGCTACGGAATCGACATTGTCATCTTCAACCCTCTGGCCGGCGGCTTTCTATCTGGAAAGTACAAATCAACCGACGTTCCAGCTGAGGGGCGattcagcaacaaccaccagcTCCAAGGCAAGATGTATCGGGATCGATATTTCAAATCGAGTATCTTCCAGGCATTGCAGACTTTGGAGCCTGTAGCCCACCAGCACGGACTCTCAATGGTTGAAGTAGCGCTTCGGTGGTGTGTGCATCATTCGGCGCTGAAATTACTCAATGGTACAGATGGGGTTATTGTTGGGTTTAGCAGTGTGGATCAGCTAAAGGGGAATTTGGATGATCTGGATAAGGGTCCTTTGCCgggtgatgttgttgaggctTTAGACCAGGCCTGGCATGTGGTGAAAGCTGACGCGGCCAAATTCTGGCATGGGGATCTGGTTTACGCGTATGACACATAG
- a CDS encoding uncharacterized protein (COG:Q;~EggNog:ENOG410PFR4;~InterPro:IPR013149,IPR036291;~PFAM:PF00107;~go_process: GO:0055114 - oxidation-reduction process [Evidence IEA]) produces MGHCLKPRNVATDAVKTSYHAATRRAKVKPGQVAFLFDLGGLGFNALQIVLYRGARVIASDVRAELLDQGAQFGVPREDIVPAGKSVCDFVRERRLQGRIDTTLDFVGMHQTFQDAQHIIRRGGKLLCVGTLDEQNRVDMKIGIQKRLKIVF; encoded by the exons ATGGGGCATTGCCTAAAACCAAGAAA CGTAGCGACAGACGCAGTCAAAACAAGCTATCATGCAGCCACCCGGCGAGCCAAGGTCAAGCCCGGGCAGGTAGCGTTTCTATTCGATCTTGGGGGTCTCGGGTTCAATGCCCTGCAAATTGTGCTTTATAGAGGTGCGCGAGTCATTGCTTCTGATGTTCGAGCGGAATTGTTGGATCAGGGAGCGCAATTTGGCGTTCCCAGGGAGGATATCGTCCCTGCCGGCAAGTCGGTATGTGACTTTGTTCGAGAACGGCGGTTGCAGGGAAGGATTGATACAACTCTCGACTTTGTGGGCATGCATCAGACTTTCCAGGATGCGCAGCATATCA TTCGTCGTGGAGGAAAGCTATTGTGTGTTGGCACTCTTGACGAGCAGAACAGAGTCGACATGAAGATTGGGATCCAGAAGAGACTGAAGATTGTTTTCTGA
- a CDS encoding uncharacterized protein (COG:S;~EggNog:ENOG410PYD2;~SECRETED:SignalP(1-19)): MKWQSTLFILGALASQVLGGEDTITCRSEGHPTNVGSIESGIDYLNNHAGQPTAEAGKCNRVSCSWGGGIYVCSDDGKDHPLKSWKTVATVADKILDTCKDRHNNVKGRLHSSDGWGVVIRDAPC; encoded by the exons ATGAAGTGGCAGTCTACTCTATTCATTCTTGGTGCCCTTGCCTCCCAG GTGCTAGGTGGCGAAGACACAATCACCTGTCGCAGTGAGGGACACCCGACTAATGTCGGATCCATCGAATCTGGAATTGACTATCTCAATAACCACGCTGGTCAGCCTACTGCGGAAGCCGGCAAGTGTAACCGAGTGAGCTGTTCCTGGGGCGGGGGCATCTATGTGTGCTCTGAT GACGGCAAGGACCACCCTCTTAAGAGCTGGAAAACTGTAGCAACTGTGGCCGACAAGATCCTCGACACATGCAAGGACCGTCACAACAATGTCAAGGGACGTCTCCATAGCTCTGATGGCTGGGGCGTTGTTATCAGGGACGCACCTTGCTAG
- a CDS encoding uncharacterized protein (COG:S;~EggNog:ENOG410Q2M8;~InterPro:IPR013087), translating to MDSTWAFPPSYQYGDNNKALQALAEDWPSSSAKSLTTSRLSFIDFQSYEQYPDAPAEFFRSDLVTSIPHTETLIPPLQAASADPTQDANANRCSPIHGNATLQLNPPSASDVPIAVQKALPSSSRRGVSRTKLRLHCRWSGCAYNGTFGRKADLMRHIDNTHVDPRAHRCLCCGSLFNRKDNLDEHLLRVHAQN from the exons ATGGACTCTACTTGGGCCTTCCCTCCGTCTTACCAGTACGGCGATAATAACAAagccctccaagccctcgcCGAAGACTGGCCTTCTAGCAGCGCTAAATCCTTGACCACCTCCAGGCTGTCATTCATCGACTTTCAAAGCTACGAACAATACCCAGACGCCCCAGCTGAATTCTTTAGATCCGATCTCGTTACCAGTATCCCACATACTGAGACCTTAATACCCCCCCTGCAGGCAGCTAGTGCCGATCCGACCCAagatgccaatgccaatcgTTGCAGTCCCATCCATGGCAACGCAACCCTACAGCTTAATCCCCCCAGTGCCTCTGACGTTCCTATCGCCGTGCAGAAAGCCCTACCCAGCTCATCCCGTCGCGGTGTTTCCAGAACAAA GCTCCGATTACACTGCCGCTGGTCGGGCTGCGCATATAATGGTACATTTGGGCGCAAAGCAGACCTGATGCGACACATTGATAATACGCACGTAGATCCTCGTGCTCATCGGTGTCTTTGCTGTGGAAGTCTATTCAACCGCAAAGACAACCTAGACGAGCATTTACTGCGCGTGCATGCTCAGAACTGA
- a CDS encoding uncharacterized protein (COG:Q;~EggNog:ENOG410PWGN;~InterPro:IPR036291,IPR002347;~PFAM:PF00106,PF13561;~go_process: GO:0055114 - oxidation-reduction process [Evidence IEA]): MKLAQPRVDPLSPGIDLAGKTAIVTGASQGMGFEITKQLLQLRISTVILAVRNVAKGEACAESLRQDPRIQSNNPKAAIQVMQLDMDRYESVQAFAKRVREEVPMVDLLILNAGIGLIKLERSPSGHERTTQVNYYSNVLLVAELLPHLQASAEKTGTPARISWVGSRRHLASSIEPRFSSSFFDDADTDKNVLAYLDKEESFLPYQRYSDSKLLCILFMYTIAPRLDPNKVIINMMCPGMVNTSMSDVLPLHLRLVMNVIKAIRARSAESGAWIVLHSALVEGAKSHGRFLIDKTIVEKGPYIMSPAGQGVQERVWAGTMAEMRKLTTLPVEFQ, encoded by the exons ATGAAGCTCGCCCAACCCAGAGTCGACCCCTTATCTCCCGGCATAGACCTAGCCGGCAAAACCGCCATCGTGACAGGCGCAAGCCAAGGCATGGGTTTTGAAATAACGAAACAGCTCCTGCAACTGCGCATATCGACCGTCATTCTCGCCGTCCGCAACGTCGCCAAAGGCGAAGCCTGCGCCGAAAGTCTCCGTCAGGACCCTCGCATTCAGTCGAATAACCCGAAGGCTGCCATACAGGTTATGCAGCTCGACATGGATCGGTACGAGAGCGTGCAGGCGTTTGCGAAGCGGGTCCGTGAGGAGGTTCCTATGGTCGACTTGCTCATTCTGAACGCGGGCATTGGGCTTATCAAACTCGAACGCAGTCCAAGTGGGCATGAGCGGACGACACAGGTGAATTATTATTCCAACGTACTGCTGGTTGCCGAGCTCTTGCCACATCTTCAAGCGAGCGCCGAGAAGACAGGGACACCAGCGCGCATTAGCTGGGTTGGGAGCCGGAGACACCTGGCCTCGAGTATTGAGCCGCGATTCTCATCCTCATTTTTCGACGATGCCGATACGGATAAGAACGTCCTCGCATACCTGGACAAAGAGGAGTCGTTCCTGCCTTACCAGCGCTATAGCGACTCGAAGCTGCTCTGCATCCTGTTCATGTATACCATCGCCCCGCGCTTGGATCCGAATAAGGTCATCATCAATATGATGTGTCCCGGAATGGTCAACACGTCGATGAGCGATGTGCTCCCGCTGCACCTGCGCCTCGTGATGAATGTCATCAAGGCGATCAGGGCGCGGTCTGCCGAGAGCGGAGCCTGGATTGTTCTGCACAGTGCACTTGTTGAGGGGGCGAAGTCGCATGGGAGGTTCTTGATTGACAAGACTATTGTGGA GAAAGGGCCATATATTATGTCGCCGGCGGGACAGGGGGTACAGGAGAGAGTCTGGGCTGGGACGATGGCGGAGATGCGCAAGTTGACGACGCTTCCTGTCGAGTTCCAATGA
- a CDS encoding uncharacterized protein (COG:S;~EggNog:ENOG410Q1A8;~InterPro:IPR036864,IPR007219,IPR001138;~PFAM:PF00172;~go_function: GO:0000981 - DNA-binding transcription factor activity, RNA polymerase II-specific [Evidence IEA];~go_function: GO:0003677 - DNA binding [Evidence IEA];~go_function: GO:0008270 - zinc ion binding [Evidence IEA];~go_process: GO:0006351 - transcription, DNA-templated [Evidence IEA];~go_process: GO:0006355 - regulation of transcription, DNA-templated [Evidence IEA]), whose amino-acid sequence MPPFEARQTKRPRISLSCLVCRRRKVRCGREHPECANCVRIKEKCAYQPTDPNDSAVQAVQVFTEASDRNDNGPSTVNKEPTWSHWIPEGADDGIGTLNCERADAAVEKASQPVTSCQPVVPPLDTSKAASHGVGNTMPGAILCTDYLSLRRGGRRRYVGQAFWGSVAGKENESDNFFDNNQNSNPDLPPSHISAVALFALLRSLPTRTASDALLDIFFYAVWPIAPIVHPSTLRADYGEFWEWCANNKTALAPSKLSDDPTFFCLLFAVLYCGASAAPEACWTSGALQGLPKETTVSQLREAYDTSLSLCQHLEHPTMNSLVSMLLTWPFTPGAHEPMRNALSVGTIVRLAQSMGLHREGNFGSALGAEEREIRRRVWWYIVRLDVHASISSGLPTCIGSEALGQVNMISDAGEDKDHEAAGHSIASMFSIGCAQAGCLQSRIAACVQSGSNMAEYNLRAHLIAARKVQETIESLISRIPAQGLPEQGFIPSRLANASPRTHPSLFKDDSAGLPTVFGAWARIMLTIQKIDVAILLQKPLLPPPDSANSRSCKSWSSITQLCVSYLRVLLLLYQTPAFEPYMWYLRGYDGPLQCVYLTITYLDSFPGSNEVPLARYFVDEAIGNLVSYYQASRYSTGVDTDSRTSSPKAQTPLAIQVLAELHSRLDLTTGSVPSSRNPEATAPQKVPPATQNPPHLDTGLLAVVAAPEPWPSSLIV is encoded by the exons ATGCCTCCCTTCGAGGCGCGCCAGACCAAAAGGCCGCGAATATCGCTTAGTTGTCTCGTCTGCCGCCGTCGCAAAGTCCGCTGTGGCCGCGAGCACCCAGAATGCGCCAACTGTGTCCGCATCAAGGAGAAGTGTGCATACCAACCCACGGACCCCAATGATTCGGCAGTCCAGGCTGTTCAAGTATTTACTGAGGCCTCGGACCGCAATGACAATGGGCCGAGCACCGTCAACAAAGAGCCTACCTGGTCCCACTGGATCCCCGAAGGAGCCGACGATGGGATCGGTACGCTCAATTGTGAGCGGGCGGATGCCGCTGTAGAGAAGGCATCTCAGCCAGTAACCTCGTGTCAACCGGTTGTCCCGCCACTTGATACTTCTAAGGCTGCTAGTCATGGTGTAGGCAACACAATGCCTGGTGCTATACTCTGCACCGACTACCTTAGTCTACGGCGAGGTGGTCGCAGGCGATACGTCGGCCAAGCCTTCTGGGGTTCGGTTGCTGGAAAG GAAAATGAGAGTGACAATTTCTTcgacaacaaccaaaacTCCAACCCCGATCTTCCCCCCTCACATATATCAGCTGTGGCACTGTTTGCTCTGCTGCGCTCTCTACCCACGAGGACCGCTAGCGACGCTCTTCTGGACATATTCTTCTACGCAGTGTGGCCGATTGCCCCGATCGTCCACCCGTCTACCTTGCGCGCAGATTATGGCGAGTTCTGGGAGTGGTGTGCGAATAACAAAACCGCATTGGCCCCAAGCAAGCTCAGCGACGACCCGACATTTTTCTGCCTGTTGTTTGCTGTTTTATACTGTGGCGCATCGGCTGCTCCAGAGGCCTGCTGGACATCTGGCGCCCTTCAGGGACTCCCGAAGGAGACGACCGTGAGCCAGCTCAGGGAAGCGTACGAtacctctctttctctctgtCAGCACTTGGAACATCCTACAATGAACTCGCTTGTTTCGATGTTGCTAACTTGGCCTTTTACGCCCGGCGCTCATGAGCCAATGCGCAATGCACTTTCTGTCGGCACAATAGTTCGACTCGCGCAGTCTATGGGTTTGCACCGAGAAGGTAATTTTGGGTCTGCATTAGGAGCCGAGGAGCGCGAGATCCGACGCCGTGTATGGTGGTATATTGTCAGGCTCGATGTGCACGCAAGCATCTCCTCCGGCCTGCCTACATGTATCGGGAGCGAAGCATTGGGTCAAGTTAATATGATATCTGATGCAGGAGAAGACAAAGACCATGAAGCTGCTGGACACTCGATAGCTAGCATGTTCTCCATTGGCTGTGCACAAGCTGGTTGCCTGCAATCAAGAATCGCTGCATGCGTGCAAAGTGGATCTAATATGGCCGAGTATAACCTCCGAGCGCATCTCATAGCAGCTAGGAAGGTCCAGGAAACGATTGAGTCGCTTATTTCCCGTATCCCTGCGCAAGGGCTCCCGGAACAGGGATTCATCCCATCACGTCTGGCAAATGCCTCCCCACGCACCCACCCTTCACTTTTCAAGGACGATTCAGCAGGGCTGCCGACAGTATTTGGCGCATGGGCACGCATTATGCTTACAATACAAAAGATTGACGTGGCTATATTACTCCAGAAGCCATTATTGCCGCCGCCAGATAGTGCGAATTCGCGATCGTGTAAGTCATGGTCGAG CATCACCCAGCTTTGTGTGAGTTACCTGCGGGTCCTCCTATTGCTGTATCAAACGCCCGCATTTGAGCCCTACATGTGGTACTTGCGCGGATACGATGGGCCTCTTCAATGCGTGTATCTTACGATAACATACCTCGATTCTTTCCCAGGCTCGAACGAGGTTCCGCTCGCGAGATATTTTGTTGACGAGGCTATCGGAAATCTTGTGTCGTATTACCAGGCCAGCCGCTACTCAACAGGGGTGGATACTGATAGCCGGACAAGCTCACCAAAGGCGCAAACACCACTGGCCATTCAAGTTCTTGCTGAGCTACACAGTCGCCTAGATTTGACGACAGGTTCAGTTCCCTCATCAAGGAATCCAGAGGCAACCGCTCCTCAGAAAGTTCCACCAGCTACCCAAAATCCTCCTCATCTAGACACTGGCTTGCTCGCCGTCGTTGCTGCGCCTGAGCCGTGGCCATCCTCGTTGATTGTCTAA
- a CDS encoding uncharacterized protein (COG:S;~EggNog:ENOG410PTRC;~InterPro:IPR031818;~PFAM:PF16815), which yields MSSFSNPDSQARVSTRLSLRWLPDPPIETTDTLVLNIGEWYVDLRVDKQSRQIDWALAGQYLQQNTQQMPNKEKTAYIVFTHDIDSHHNFNISAPCAFIQQPNGDDLETGAMARPGIPGEPMTDYEELWRYLPPRQGPGRYCTSYILEADDGVLGDGLHELNKVFIALIGGRYLVLHQNVTQERRMVSRGKWTVRITGGDVSARREECVDGRWEARYVLGPRGSELPSMNGEIGNLGYDSGLRPGDKVTVGGCRYIVRAYEALKSLDRSSRI from the exons ATGTCTTCATTTTCAAATCCAGACTCGCAAGCGCGCGTATCAACACGATTATCACTCCGATGGCTCCCAGACCCTCCCATAGAGACAACAGACACGCTCGTTCTAAACATTGGAGAATGGTACGTCGACCTCCGCGTCGATAAACAATCCCGGCAAATAGACTGGGCACTCGCCGGCCAATATCTCCAGCAAAACACCCAACAAATGCCAAACAAAG AAAAAACAGCATACATAGTCTTCACACACGACATCGACTCCCACCACAATTTCAACATCAGCGCCCCCTGCGCCTTCATCCAACAGCCCAACGGCGACGACCTGGAGACCGGAGCCATGGCGCGTCCTGGTATCCCAGGGGAACCGATGACGGACTACGAAGAGCTCTGGCGGTATTTACCCCCGCGTCAGGGTCCGGGGAGGTATTGTACCTCGTATATCCTCGAAGCCGATGATGGTGTACTAGGGGATGGTCTTCATGAACTGAACAAAGTCTTCATTGCGCTTATCGGTGGGCGGTATCTCGTTCTGCATCAGAATGTGACTCAGGAGCGTCGGATGGTATCGAGGGGGAAGTGGACTGTCCGGATTACTGGGGGAGATGTGAGTGCGCGACGCGAGGAGTGTGTTGATGGACGGTGGGAGGCGCGGTATGTCTTGGGTCCTAGAGGGAGTGAACTGCCGTCGATGAATGGAGAGATTGGGAACCTGGGTTACGATTCTGGGCTTCGTCCTGGGGATAAGGTTACTGTTGGAGGGTGTCGGTATATTGTGCGAGCGTATGAAGCCTTGAAAAGCCTGGATAGAAGCTCGCGTATTTGA
- a CDS encoding uncharacterized protein (COG:E;~EggNog:ENOG410PJE6;~InterPro:IPR002293;~PFAM:PF00324,PF13520;~TransMembrane:10 (i75-94o131-153i165-185o191-213i281-303o333-354i384-402o408-428i448-473o479-500i);~go_component: GO:0016020 - membrane [Evidence IEA];~go_function: GO:0022857 - transmembrane transporter activity [Evidence IEA];~go_process: GO:0055085 - transmembrane transport [Evidence IEA]) — MAPLEIMKNEHVESAPNSVADVTKGDINSADQTPVIPKSFNLLSACATGITTGNAWAVLGGGIIASLHNGGPPGVIFEFAVVSFFYCFIAASIAELSSSIPASGGVYHWANITAGPRYGRIYGWFAGWLNALAWVFAVASNTSMTSTMIIYAYALYHPDFEPERWHVFICYLVVSWTCCLTVMFAQRALAWISRLGSFFIIVGFFVSIIVCAVMPSTRPGGRYASNDFVWRDWENMTGYSSDGFTFLAGMLNGAFAIGATDCVTHIAEEIPQAQKNIPKALACQIIIGFITGFCYLITIFYAMTDLPTIMGKDSFCPIGDIYLQATGSKAGTVGLLTVIIAPIFCATIGCYITAGRMVYALGRDDATPFAAWIGAVSPRWESPLFATLACGILLTGIGAIYVGSLTAFNAFIGSFAVLTTVSYLLAILPHALSGRKRIRPGPFWMGRVGMAVNLVACAYIAVTVVIYCFPYALPTAADSMNYTCLITGGLTILAGVWWVVHGRKNYVGPDLEMYA, encoded by the exons ATGGCCCCTCTGGAAATCATGAAGAATGAGCATGTGGAGTCCGCACCCAATTCAGTGGCGGATGTTACTAAGGGCGACATCAACAGCGCCGACCAAACGCCTGTCATCCCCAAGAGCTTCAACCTCTTAAGTGCCTGTGCCACGGGAATTACTACCGGCAATGCCTGGGCGGTTCTGGGAGGTGGAATT ATCGCATCTCTTCATAACGGCGGCCCTCCTGGTGTTATTTTTGAATT TGCCGTGGTTTCCTTCTTTTATTGCTTCATCGCGGCGTCCATCGCGGAACTGTCTTCTTCGATTCCCGCCTCCGGAGGAG TATACCACTGGGCAAACATAACCGCCGGCCCCCGGTATGGTCGGATATACGGCTGGTTCGCCGGCTGGCTCAATGCTCTGGCCTGGGTCTTTGCAGTAGCATCAAACACCTCCATGACGTCCACGATGATCATATACGCCTACGCACTGTACCATCCAGACTTCGAGCCCGAGCGCTGGCACGTCTTTATCTGCTACCTGGTCGTCTCCTGGACGTGCTGTCTGACTGTCATGTTTGCGCAGCGCGCGCTGGCCTGGATCAGCCGCCTGGGCTCGTTCTTCATTATCGTCGGGTTCTTCGTCAGTATTATCGTCTGTGCTGTCATGCCTAGCACCAGGCCTGGGGGAAGGTACGCTTCTAATGACTTTGTATGGAGGGATTGGGAGAATATGACCGGCTACTCGAGCGACGGGTTTACGTTCCTTGCTGGGATGCTGAATGGGGCTTTTGCTATTGGGGCTACGGACTGCGTTACGCATATCGCGGAGGAGATTCCCCA AGCGCAGAAGAATATCCCCAAAGCCCTGGCCTGCCAGATCATCATCGGCTTCATAACCGGCTTCTGCTATCTGATCACAATCTTCTACGCCATGACCGACCTCCCCACGATAATGGGCAAAGACTCCTTCTGCCCTATCGGCGATATCTATCTGCAAGCAACAGGCTCCAAAGCAGGAACAGTCGGCCTCCTCACTGTAATCATCGCGCCCATCTTCTGCGCCACAATCGGCTGCTACATCACAGCCGGCCGGATGGTGTACGCCCTGGGCCGCGACGACGCCACGCCCTTCGCTGCGTGGATCGGAGCCGTAAGCCCGCGCTGGGAGAGCCCGCTGTTTGCAACCTTAGCATGCGGGATCCTGCTCACAGGGATCGGGGCGATATATGTTGGCTCGCTGACAGCATTTAACGCCTTTATTGGCTCGTTTGCTGTGCTTACCACTGTATCCTACCTGTTGGCGATCTTGCCTCACGCGCTGAGTGGGCGGAAGAGGATCCGGCCGGGTCCGTTCTGGATGGGAAGGGTTGGGATGGCGGTTAATCTGGTGGCTTGTGCGTATATTGCTGTCACGGTTGTGATTTATTGTTTCCCGTATGCGCTTCCGACTGCGGCGGACTCGATGAATTATACTTGTCTTATTACCGGGGGACTGACTATTCTGGCGGGGGTGTGGTGGGTTGTGCATGGGAGGAAGAATTACGTGGGTCCGGACTTGGAGATGTATGCGTAG